In Candidatus Desulfofervidus auxilii, one genomic interval encodes:
- a CDS encoding transposase, with protein RFKNERQLAIYCGVACIDDESGKHKRTRVVYKANKICKATMIEIAGCTIRYVSESATYYAKKRTEGKEHNHALRCLARQLIKVIFKMLKEDRDYILKEEMEKAA; from the coding sequence AGATTTAAAAACGAGAGGCAACTTGCGATCTATTGTGGTGTAGCCTGTATAGATGATGAGTCTGGTAAACACAAAAGGACAAGAGTTGTATATAAGGCTAATAAGATATGTAAAGCAACTATGATTGAAATTGCGGGCTGCACAATTCGGTATGTTTCAGAATCCGCTACTTACTATGCTAAAAAACGGACTGAAGGGAAAGAGCATAACCATGCCTTGCGCTGCCTTGCTAGACAATTGATAAAAGTTATTTTTAAGATGTTAAAAGAAGATCGAGACTATATCTTAAAGGAGGAAATGGAGAAGGCTGCTTAA
- a CDS encoding glycosyltransferase, translated as MAEIIGIEINPQEVKEAEIIVGIPSYNEADTIGFVVKQAAEGLKQYFSKYRSVIINCDANSKDGTKEVFLNTSTDQIPKIYLSLPPKITGKGSVLRMLFHKACDMGAKAIITIDADLISITPKWIRNLGEPILEDFGFVAPLYVRHKYDGTITNNVVYPLIRCLFGRRIRQPIGGDFGFSGEIAKIYAQGKYWDALVAQFGIDVWMTTVALAEGIPICQSFMGRPKIHRPKDPAQSLGKMFYQVVGTMFNLMQSFFDLWKMVKWSKPTAIFGFGLGETELPPPVRVDQEALYQKFLLGFKQYHNIWNKILFTPNLNKLNEIKTLRFEHFDFPTELWAKILYDFSVAYKNQVDDQKLILDAIIPLYYGKTLSFVKKTERMSIQEAEELIEYECEVFEKIKPYLIEKWTKMQGYVKVRP; from the coding sequence ATGGCAGAGATAATCGGAATTGAAATAAATCCCCAAGAGGTAAAAGAGGCAGAGATAATTGTAGGTATACCTTCTTATAATGAAGCAGATACTATCGGATTTGTGGTTAAGCAAGCTGCTGAAGGGCTGAAACAATACTTTTCTAAATATCGTTCTGTCATCATAAACTGTGATGCAAATTCCAAAGATGGCACAAAGGAAGTATTTTTAAATACTTCCACTGATCAAATTCCCAAAATTTATCTTTCTTTACCTCCTAAGATAACAGGAAAGGGAAGTGTATTAAGAATGCTATTTCATAAGGCATGTGATATGGGAGCTAAAGCAATCATAACTATAGATGCAGATTTAATTAGTATTACCCCTAAATGGATTCGCAATTTAGGTGAGCCTATACTTGAAGATTTTGGTTTTGTGGCTCCTCTTTATGTCCGTCATAAATATGATGGAACTATCACTAATAATGTTGTTTATCCCTTAATCAGATGTCTCTTTGGTAGGAGAATCCGTCAACCTATTGGTGGAGATTTTGGTTTTTCTGGTGAAATAGCAAAGATTTATGCCCAAGGAAAATATTGGGATGCATTAGTAGCTCAATTTGGTATAGATGTATGGATGACTACTGTGGCTTTAGCAGAAGGAATTCCTATTTGCCAATCATTTATGGGACGACCCAAGATTCATCGTCCTAAAGACCCAGCTCAATCTCTAGGAAAAATGTTTTACCAAGTAGTAGGCACTATGTTCAATTTAATGCAGTCTTTCTTTGACCTCTGGAAAATGGTGAAATGGAGTAAACCTACAGCCATATTTGGTTTTGGATTAGGAGAGACTGAATTGCCTCCTCCAGTGAGGGTTGATCAAGAAGCACTTTACCAAAAATTTTTATTGGGTTTTAAACAATACCATAACATTTGGAACAAAATATTGTTTACACCCAATTTGAATAAGTTAAATGAAATAAAAACCTTGCGCTTTGAGCATTTTGATTTCCCTACAGAATTATGGGCAAAAATCCTATATGATTTTTCTGTTGCTTACAAAAATCAAGTTGATGACCAAAAACTTATTTTAGATGCCATTATACCCCTTTATTATGGTAAGACGCTCTCTTTTGTGAAAAAAACAGAAAGAATGTCTATACAAGAAGCAGAGGAACTCATTGAATATGAATGTGAAGTATTTGAGAAAATAAAGCCTTATTTAATAGAAAAATGGACTAAGATGCAGGGCTACGTCAAAGTCAGGCCATAA
- the aspS gene encoding aspartate--tRNA ligase, producing the protein MDSLGDWKRTHFCAAITEKDLKKEVILMGWVQRRRDHGGVIFVDLRDRTGLVQVVFDPSISKQAHERADYLRAEWVIAVKGRVRHRPQGMENPKLATGYFEVAVNEIKILNTSPSLPILIEDHVQIGEAVRLNFRYLDLRRPCLMRNIIKRHECAQAVRQFLSEHGFLEIETPFLTKSTPEGARDFLVPSRLHPGKFYALPQSPQLFKQILMISGFDRYFQIVRCFRDEDLRADRQPEFTQIDMEMSFVNEEDVMEISEELLVYLCEKVFGKKPSTPFPKLTYAEALSRYGTDRPDLRFGLELQEITDIMTKSKFEVFASVVEKGGVIKAINLKKGSVFSRKEIDDLTKFVLEFGAKGLAWIKVKGAEWQSPIVKFFSEEEKNALAQRLKMKEGDLVFFVADEPQIVHEALANLRVELARKMNLIPEDAISFCWITEFPMFEYDAIEGRWQTVHHPFTMPKEEDLLYLPEHPEKVKARSYDIVLNGTEIGGGSIRIHHRDIQELIFKVIELSEKEAKEKFGFLLEALSYGAPPHGGIAFGFDRLLMLLCGCESIREVIAFPKTQKATCLLSDAPSPVTAEQLDELSLKLDVAKIQDA; encoded by the coding sequence ATAGATTCTCTGGGAGACTGGAAGAGGACTCATTTTTGTGCTGCCATAACAGAGAAAGACTTAAAGAAAGAAGTCATTTTGATGGGATGGGTTCAAAGGCGACGAGATCATGGGGGTGTTATTTTTGTTGATTTGAGAGATAGAACAGGTTTAGTGCAGGTAGTTTTTGACCCATCTATTAGTAAACAAGCTCATGAAAGGGCTGATTATTTAAGGGCAGAATGGGTTATTGCCGTAAAAGGAAGGGTGAGACACCGCCCACAGGGTATGGAAAATCCTAAATTAGCTACAGGCTATTTTGAAGTGGCGGTCAATGAAATAAAAATATTAAATACCTCTCCTTCATTGCCCATTTTAATTGAAGACCATGTTCAAATAGGAGAAGCTGTTCGTCTAAATTTTCGTTATTTAGACCTGAGACGTCCTTGCTTGATGCGCAATATTATTAAACGCCATGAATGTGCTCAAGCAGTGAGACAATTTTTGAGTGAACACGGATTTTTAGAAATAGAAACACCTTTTTTGACTAAAAGCACTCCTGAAGGAGCACGTGATTTTTTGGTTCCTAGTCGTTTACATCCTGGAAAATTTTATGCCCTTCCCCAATCACCTCAGTTGTTTAAACAAATACTTATGATAAGTGGTTTTGACCGGTATTTTCAAATTGTGCGATGTTTCCGGGATGAAGACCTCCGGGCAGACAGACAGCCTGAGTTTACCCAAATAGATATGGAGATGTCTTTTGTAAATGAAGAAGATGTTATGGAAATCTCAGAGGAATTACTGGTTTATCTTTGTGAGAAGGTATTTGGGAAGAAACCATCTACTCCCTTTCCCAAACTTACCTATGCTGAAGCATTGAGCCGTTATGGCACAGATAGACCTGATTTGCGTTTTGGCCTTGAATTGCAAGAAATTACCGATATTATGACTAAATCAAAGTTTGAAGTCTTTGCCTCTGTGGTAGAAAAAGGAGGTGTCATAAAGGCCATTAATTTAAAGAAAGGGAGTGTTTTTTCCCGCAAAGAGATTGATGATTTAACTAAATTTGTGCTAGAATTTGGGGCAAAAGGTTTGGCGTGGATAAAGGTAAAGGGTGCAGAATGGCAATCCCCAATTGTGAAATTTTTCTCTGAGGAAGAGAAAAATGCCCTTGCGCAGCGCCTTAAAATGAAAGAGGGTGATTTGGTATTTTTTGTGGCTGATGAGCCTCAAATTGTCCATGAGGCATTGGCTAATTTAAGGGTTGAATTGGCTAGAAAAATGAATTTAATCCCTGAAGATGCAATTTCCTTTTGCTGGATTACAGAGTTTCCCATGTTTGAATATGATGCTATTGAGGGAAGATGGCAAACCGTTCATCATCCTTTTACCATGCCTAAAGAAGAAGACTTGCTTTACTTGCCTGAGCACCCTGAAAAGGTCAAAGCCCGTTCTTATGATATTGTTTTAAATGGGACTGAGATCGGAGGAGGTAGTATCCGTATTCACCACAGGGATATTCAAGAGTTGATTTTTAAAGTGATTGAACTTTCAGAAAAGGAGGCCAAAGAAAAATTTGGTTTTCTTTTGGAGGCCTTGAGTTATGGTGCTCCTCCCCATGGGGGTATTGCCTTTGGGTTTGACCGGTTACTTATGTTACTTTGTGGGTGTGAAAGCATTAGAGAGGTGATTGCCTTTCCTAAGACACAAAAAGCTACTTGTCTTTTATCCGATGCACCTTCTCCTGTGACAGCCGAGCAATTAGATGAGTTATCTCTTAAACTAGATGTGGCCAAAATCCAGGATGCATGA
- the hisS gene encoding histidine--tRNA ligase, with protein MEIRTIRGFRDILPPEAKKWEYMEGTARKILLLFGFKEIRLPILEKTPLFARSIGETTDIVEKEMYTFIDRNGEKLTLRPEATASVVRAFIQHSLYHQPKSAKLFTIGPMFRRERPQKGRYRQFWQIDAEILGFDSPLVDAEIILALNTILASLKISHYEIHLNSLGCKNCRREFRQALGNYLEQKYPNLCPDCQRRVRLNPLRVFDCKVLSCQQVVKDAPLIVDYLCSECKRHFETLKLYLSHLDIKFILNPRLVRGLDYYTRTTFEVIIPDIGAQNAVAGGGRYDYLVQELGGKPTPAIGFAIGTDRLLPCVPDAIEEIRPVFLALLGEKAIKFGLDWVTTLRQRDIYTEIDYRLGSLKSQLNRANSLHAILALIIGENEIKESKALLRHMDTKEQIKVSIQPQEGLSELLKLLRR; from the coding sequence ATGGAGATTCGGACTATAAGGGGTTTTAGAGATATTTTACCTCCAGAGGCAAAAAAATGGGAGTATATGGAGGGGACAGCTAGAAAGATATTACTCCTTTTTGGTTTTAAAGAAATCAGGTTGCCTATTTTGGAAAAAACACCGCTTTTTGCCAGAAGCATTGGTGAAACTACAGATATTGTTGAAAAGGAAATGTATACCTTTATAGATAGAAATGGAGAGAAGCTCACTCTCCGGCCTGAGGCTACCGCTTCAGTGGTAAGAGCATTTATTCAGCACAGCCTTTATCATCAACCTAAAAGTGCTAAGTTATTTACCATTGGTCCTATGTTTCGTCGAGAAAGACCACAAAAAGGCCGGTACCGCCAATTCTGGCAGATAGACGCAGAAATATTGGGTTTTGATTCCCCGCTAGTGGATGCAGAAATAATCCTTGCTCTCAATACAATTTTAGCATCTTTGAAGATATCCCATTATGAAATTCATTTAAACTCTTTAGGCTGTAAAAATTGTCGGAGGGAATTTAGACAAGCCTTAGGTAATTATTTAGAACAAAAATACCCTAATCTTTGTCCTGATTGTCAAAGAAGAGTCAGATTAAATCCGTTGAGGGTATTTGACTGTAAAGTATTAAGTTGCCAACAAGTAGTAAAAGATGCACCCTTAATTGTTGATTATCTGTGTTCAGAGTGTAAACGTCATTTTGAAACCCTCAAATTATACCTTTCCCACTTAGATATAAAATTTATTTTAAACCCCAGATTAGTTCGTGGATTGGATTATTATACTAGAACTACTTTTGAGGTGATAATTCCTGATATTGGGGCTCAAAATGCAGTGGCAGGTGGGGGCAGATATGATTATCTGGTTCAGGAATTAGGAGGCAAACCTACCCCTGCTATAGGTTTTGCCATTGGGACTGACAGATTATTACCTTGTGTGCCTGATGCTATAGAAGAAATCAGACCCGTATTTTTGGCCCTTTTAGGAGAAAAGGCAATTAAGTTTGGTCTTGATTGGGTAACTACGCTAAGACAAAGGGATATTTATACAGAAATAGACTATCGTCTAGGAAGTTTAAAATCCCAATTGAATCGGGCTAATAGCCTTCACGCCATTTTGGCATTGATTATTGGTGAAAATGAGATAAAAGAAAGCAAGGCCCTTTTGCGCCATATGGATACAAAAGAACAAATAAAGGTAAGTATTCAACCTCAGGAAGGATTGTCTGAATTGTTGAAATTGTTAAGGAGGTAA
- a CDS encoding UDP-glucose dehydrogenase family protein, whose translation MQLCVIGPGYVGLVTAACFAEMGNNVVCVGRKEDPIEDLNKGIIHIYEPGLEDLIKRNLKDGRIFFTDDLATGIKDCVIIFIAVGTPSGSDGKCDLTALFQVAEEIGRVMDDYRIIAIKSTVPVGTNEKVTHIIEQQLRTRGVNLEFDVVSNPEFLKEGDAVNDFMKPDRIIIGTNNGHTAAIMREVYAPFARSRDKLMVMDPRSAEMTKYVANCLLATKISFINEIANICEKVGADVNLVRKGIGADHRIGPYFIYPGVGFGGSCFPKDLSALIHMAEEHEFNPVLLKAVKTVNDRQKKIIVEKIIHYFKNRGGIKDKKIAIWGLSFKPNTDDIREAPSIEIISRLLLEGAEVKVFDPIATSQVKKVFGNQIQYAENAYAALKETSALVLVTEWNQFRHPDFERMAELMQEKVIFDGRNLYEPQELRARGFIYFGIGR comes from the coding sequence ATGCAACTTTGTGTAATTGGACCTGGCTATGTAGGTTTGGTAACTGCAGCCTGTTTTGCGGAAATGGGAAACAATGTGGTTTGTGTGGGAAGAAAAGAAGACCCCATTGAAGATTTAAATAAAGGAATTATCCACATTTATGAACCAGGCTTAGAAGATTTAATAAAGAGGAACTTAAAAGATGGACGTATTTTTTTTACAGATGATTTAGCAACAGGGATTAAGGATTGTGTAATAATATTTATTGCTGTAGGCACACCTTCTGGAAGCGATGGGAAGTGTGATTTGACCGCTCTTTTTCAAGTAGCAGAGGAAATTGGAAGGGTAATGGATGACTATCGGATTATTGCCATCAAATCTACTGTACCTGTGGGCACTAATGAAAAAGTGACCCACATCATTGAGCAACAGTTAAGGACTAGAGGTGTTAACTTGGAGTTTGATGTAGTTTCCAATCCTGAATTTCTTAAGGAAGGTGATGCTGTAAATGATTTTATGAAGCCTGACAGGATAATTATTGGTACTAATAATGGACATACGGCTGCAATTATGCGAGAAGTTTATGCCCCTTTTGCTCGTTCTAGAGACAAATTAATGGTCATGGACCCTCGTAGTGCAGAAATGACCAAATATGTGGCTAATTGTTTGTTGGCTACCAAGATTTCCTTTATCAATGAAATTGCCAATATCTGTGAAAAAGTGGGAGCAGACGTAAACTTAGTTAGAAAGGGCATCGGTGCTGACCACCGTATTGGCCCTTACTTTATTTATCCAGGTGTAGGCTTTGGTGGTTCTTGTTTTCCCAAAGACCTAAGTGCTCTTATTCACATGGCAGAAGAGCATGAGTTTAATCCTGTCCTTTTAAAGGCAGTAAAAACGGTTAATGACCGACAAAAAAAGATAATAGTTGAAAAAATAATTCATTATTTCAAAAATAGGGGGGGTATAAAAGACAAAAAAATAGCTATTTGGGGGTTATCTTTTAAACCTAATACTGATGATATACGGGAAGCGCCATCTATTGAGATTATTTCCCGCTTACTTCTAGAAGGAGCCGAAGTCAAGGTCTTTGACCCCATAGCTACATCTCAAGTAAAAAAAGTTTTTGGAAATCAAATTCAATATGCTGAAAATGCATATGCAGCCTTAAAAGAAACTTCAGCTTTAGTCTTAGTGACCGAATGGAATCAGTTTCGCCACCCTGATTTTGAGCGGATGGCTGAATTAATGCAAGAAAAGGTAATTTTTGATGGACGTAATCTTTATGAACCTCAGGAGCTTAGAGCAAGGGGATTTATCTACTTCGGTATAGGGAGATAA
- a CDS encoding isochorismatase family protein: MYLNREETVVFIVDMQTELFKVISRKEQLLQDVIKLLKGCSIFQLPTITTEQYPQGLGPTLPEIDSFLDETNIFSKLSFSGYTPEVKDCLEKIGKKKVILIGLESHVCVFQTCRDLLKNGYQVFIPIECVSSRSPIHMHNALELMQNMGAWITNVETVLFDLLKTAQAPEFKSISSLVK; the protein is encoded by the coding sequence ATGTATTTAAACCGAGAAGAGACAGTGGTATTTATAGTGGATATGCAAACTGAACTTTTTAAAGTCATAAGTAGGAAAGAACAATTATTGCAGGATGTCATAAAGTTGCTCAAGGGATGTAGTATATTCCAGCTTCCTACAATAACTACTGAACAGTATCCTCAGGGGTTAGGACCTACCTTGCCAGAAATAGATTCATTTTTAGATGAAACCAACATTTTTTCTAAACTTTCTTTTTCTGGTTATACTCCTGAAGTTAAGGATTGTTTAGAAAAAATAGGTAAAAAAAAGGTTATCCTGATTGGGCTAGAATCCCATGTTTGTGTCTTTCAAACTTGCCGTGATCTTTTAAAGAATGGTTATCAAGTATTTATACCTATAGAATGTGTATCCTCTCGTTCTCCAATTCACATGCATAATGCTTTAGAGTTAATGCAAAACATGGGGGCATGGATTACCAATGTGGAAACTGTTTTATTCGATTTATTGAAAACAGCTCAAGCCCCTGAGTTTAAATCCATTTCTTCCTTGGTAAAGTAA
- the lon gene encoding endopeptidase La: MFIFSRNKEGSNKITLPLLPLRDVVIFPKMVIPLFVGRKKSIAALEHAMALNRELLLSAQKSAQVDEPTESGIYRVGTIGHILQLLKLPDGTVKVLIEGESRGRISKYLSHPEFFLVEVEEIKETFKSTIETEAIMRLLVSAFEEYAKLNPKINSEIVATVSSIKEPGRLSDTVAAHLAVKVEQRQKILETYDVNKRLELVLGLTKGEIEVIKTEQRIKARVKKQMEKIQKEYYLTEQMKAIQKEMGEGGDAKDEIKVLERKIKNTPMSREARQKALQELRKLKMMAPMSAEATVVRNYIDWLISLPWNRRAKVRLDINEAKRILDEDHYSLEEPKERILEYLAVHHLAKKVKGPILCLVGPPGVGKTSLAKSVARATGREFVRLSLGGVRDEAEIRGHRRTYIGALPGKIIQSLRKVKTNNPVFCLDEIDKLGIDFRGDPAAALLEVLDPEQNHAFNDHYLDVDYDLSEILFITTANTLPTIPWPLQDRMEIIRIPGYTELEKHRIATQFLIPKQINACGLKPEQIAFSDNAIYEIIRFYTKEAGVRNLERCIASICRKAAKQIVEKGVKTQIKVTKKTVAQYLGVPKYRFSQTEEKDQVGVATGLAWTEFGGELLQTEVAIMPGEGKLIITGKLGEVMRESAQAAQSYVRTRAVQIGLEPEFHKKIDIHIHVPEGAVPKDGPSAGITMATALVSALTKIPVRGDLAMTGEITLRGRVLPIGGLKEKLLAAHRGHIKKVLIPRDNEKNLKEIPHKILKALQIVLVSHMDEVLKEALATPISVKEKPSPPPQAVSQRPDQRLPAVMM, from the coding sequence ATGTTTATTTTTAGTCGCAATAAGGAAGGGAGCAACAAAATAACTTTGCCTTTGTTACCTTTAAGAGATGTGGTAATTTTTCCTAAAATGGTTATTCCCCTTTTTGTAGGTAGAAAAAAATCTATTGCTGCCTTAGAACATGCTATGGCTCTTAATAGAGAACTCCTTTTATCTGCCCAAAAGAGTGCACAAGTTGACGAGCCAACAGAAAGTGGGATTTATAGAGTAGGCACTATAGGTCATATCCTCCAACTCTTAAAGTTGCCTGACGGGACAGTAAAGGTTCTTATTGAGGGAGAAAGCAGGGGCCGGATTTCAAAATACCTTTCTCATCCCGAATTTTTTCTTGTTGAAGTAGAAGAGATAAAAGAAACTTTTAAGTCAACAATAGAGACCGAAGCGATAATGCGGTTATTAGTCTCTGCCTTTGAAGAATATGCTAAACTTAATCCTAAAATTAATTCTGAAATTGTAGCTACTGTGTCCTCCATCAAAGAGCCAGGCCGTTTGAGTGATACAGTAGCTGCCCATTTAGCCGTCAAGGTGGAACAGAGACAAAAGATACTTGAAACCTATGATGTAAATAAACGATTAGAATTAGTGCTTGGTCTTACCAAAGGGGAGATTGAGGTTATAAAGACGGAACAGCGTATCAAGGCTCGAGTCAAGAAACAGATGGAAAAGATTCAGAAAGAGTATTACTTAACAGAGCAGATGAAGGCTATCCAAAAGGAGATGGGTGAAGGAGGAGATGCAAAGGACGAAATTAAAGTGCTTGAACGAAAGATAAAAAATACACCTATGTCTAGGGAAGCTCGACAGAAAGCATTGCAGGAGTTGAGGAAATTAAAAATGATGGCTCCTATGTCTGCTGAGGCCACAGTGGTCAGAAATTATATAGATTGGCTGATTTCATTACCGTGGAACAGACGGGCTAAAGTGCGTTTGGATATAAATGAAGCAAAACGTATCTTAGACGAAGACCACTACAGCTTGGAAGAGCCTAAAGAGAGGATTTTAGAATACTTAGCTGTTCATCATTTGGCAAAGAAAGTAAAAGGTCCTATTCTTTGTCTAGTGGGCCCGCCAGGTGTAGGTAAGACTTCACTTGCTAAATCAGTAGCTAGAGCGACAGGACGAGAGTTTGTGCGTCTTTCTTTGGGCGGAGTGAGAGATGAAGCAGAGATAAGAGGACATCGGCGGACTTATATTGGGGCATTGCCTGGAAAGATTATTCAATCACTACGCAAGGTAAAAACAAATAATCCTGTATTTTGCTTAGATGAAATTGACAAACTAGGAATAGACTTTCGGGGTGACCCTGCTGCAGCCCTGTTAGAAGTGCTTGATCCAGAACAAAATCATGCTTTTAATGACCACTATTTAGATGTAGATTACGACCTCTCTGAGATATTGTTCATAACTACAGCTAATACTCTACCTACCATCCCTTGGCCTTTACAAGATAGGATGGAGATTATTAGAATACCAGGTTACACAGAACTTGAAAAACATCGTATTGCTACTCAATTCCTTATTCCAAAACAAATAAATGCCTGTGGTCTCAAGCCGGAGCAGATTGCTTTTTCAGATAATGCCATTTATGAAATTATTCGTTTTTACACCAAAGAAGCAGGTGTTAGGAATTTAGAAAGATGTATTGCCTCTATCTGTAGAAAGGCAGCTAAACAGATTGTTGAGAAAGGAGTAAAGACCCAGATTAAAGTAACCAAAAAAACAGTGGCTCAATACTTAGGAGTCCCCAAATATCGATTTAGCCAAACCGAGGAAAAAGACCAAGTTGGTGTAGCTACAGGATTAGCTTGGACAGAATTTGGAGGTGAATTGTTACAAACAGAAGTGGCTATAATGCCTGGTGAAGGCAAACTAATCATTACTGGAAAACTAGGAGAAGTAATGCGTGAATCAGCCCAAGCTGCTCAAAGCTATGTCCGCACACGGGCGGTCCAAATTGGTTTAGAGCCTGAGTTTCATAAAAAAATTGATATTCATATTCATGTTCCAGAAGGAGCAGTTCCTAAAGATGGACCATCAGCTGGTATTACTATGGCTACCGCTTTGGTTTCGGCCTTGACCAAGATACCTGTAAGAGGGGATTTGGCTATGACCGGAGAAATCACCTTAAGAGGCAGAGTGCTTCCTATTGGTGGGCTGAAAGAAAAGTTGTTAGCAGCTCATCGGGGTCATATAAAAAAGGTTCTTATCCCTAGAGATAATGAGAAGAATTTAAAAGAAATTCCTCATAAAATTTTAAAAGCCTTGCAAATTGTCCTGGTAAGCCACATGGATGAGGTGTTGAAAGAGGCTTTAGCTACACCTATTTCTGTCAAAGAAAAGCCTTCGCCTCCACCTCAAGCTGTTTCCCAAAGGCCTGATCAAAGGCTTCCAGCAGTTATGATGTAA
- the clpX gene encoding ATP-dependent Clp protease ATP-binding subunit ClpX: MARVSSKREKKLYCSFCGKSQNEVRKLIAGPSVYICDECIELCNEILAEEYEKEDIEPGITLPKPRAIKAFLDEYVIGQEQAKKILSVAVYNHYKRIYTRREIDGIELQKSNILLIGPTGCGKTLLAQTLAKMLNVPFTIADATTLTEAGYVGEDVENIILYLVQAADYDVERASQGIVYIDEIDKISRKTDNPSITRDVSGEGVQQALLKIIEGTVANIPPKGGRKHPQQEFLKIDTTNILFICGGAFVGLEEIIRSRIGVKGMGFGVEIRGRGEKDRSKILKHLQPEDLIKYGMIPEFVGRMPVSATLDDLTEEDLMKILVTPKNAVVKQFQKLFRMEGVELKFTEGALRAIVKEAIKQKTGARGLRSIIEYVLLDIMFILPDLEGVKECIINEDVILKHAQPILLYETKAKTA; the protein is encoded by the coding sequence ATGGCTAGAGTTTCAAGTAAAAGGGAGAAAAAACTTTATTGTTCTTTTTGTGGGAAGAGCCAGAATGAAGTGAGGAAGTTGATAGCAGGTCCTTCTGTGTATATTTGTGATGAATGTATTGAATTATGTAATGAGATATTGGCTGAAGAATATGAAAAAGAAGACATTGAACCAGGAATTACTCTTCCTAAACCAAGGGCAATAAAGGCATTTTTGGATGAATATGTAATTGGTCAAGAACAGGCAAAGAAGATTCTTTCGGTAGCAGTATATAATCACTATAAACGCATTTATACCCGTCGTGAAATTGATGGAATAGAGTTACAAAAAAGCAATATTTTATTAATTGGCCCCACAGGTTGTGGAAAGACCCTTTTAGCTCAAACATTGGCCAAGATGTTGAATGTGCCTTTTACTATTGCTGATGCAACTACTTTAACAGAGGCAGGTTATGTTGGAGAAGATGTAGAAAACATCATTCTTTATCTTGTTCAAGCAGCAGACTACGATGTTGAACGTGCCTCTCAAGGTATTGTCTATATTGATGAAATTGACAAAATATCACGCAAGACAGATAATCCTTCTATTACCAGGGATGTTTCTGGAGAAGGTGTTCAACAGGCCCTTTTAAAAATTATAGAAGGGACAGTGGCTAACATTCCCCCTAAAGGTGGACGAAAACATCCTCAGCAGGAGTTTTTAAAGATTGACACTACTAATATTCTCTTTATTTGTGGGGGTGCATTTGTTGGTTTAGAAGAGATTATACGTAGCCGCATAGGTGTTAAAGGTATGGGTTTTGGTGTAGAGATAAGAGGAAGGGGAGAAAAAGATAGAAGTAAGATTTTAAAACACCTTCAGCCAGAGGATTTGATTAAGTATGGAATGATTCCAGAATTTGTAGGACGTATGCCAGTAAGTGCTACTTTGGATGACTTGACTGAAGAAGACTTAATGAAAATACTGGTGACTCCCAAGAACGCAGTGGTAAAGCAATTTCAAAAGTTGTTTAGAATGGAAGGTGTAGAATTAAAGTTTACCGAAGGGGCCTTGAGGGCCATTGTAAAGGAGGCTATCAAGCAAAAAACAGGTGCTCGGGGTCTTAGAAGTATTATTGAATATGTGCTCTTAGATATTATGTTTATTCTTCCTGATTTAGAAGGTGTTAAGGAATGTATAATCAATGAAGATGTGATTTTAAAACATGCACAGCCTATTCTCCTCTATGAAACTAAGGCCAAAACAGCTTGA
- the clpP gene encoding ATP-dependent Clp endopeptidase proteolytic subunit ClpP, with protein MNLIPIVIEQTGRGERAYDIYSRLLKDRIILLGSPIDDAIANLIIAQLLFLEFQDPDKEVHFYINSPGGLVTAGMAIYDTMQYIKAPVCTYCVGQAASMGALLLAAGTPGRRYALPHARILIHQPLGGFQGQATEVEIQAREILRLRAEINKILAKHTGQPLSRIEEDTERDFYMSSEDAKKYGIIDNVIMERVKQGDSET; from the coding sequence ATGAATTTAATTCCCATTGTGATTGAACAAACAGGACGAGGAGAGAGGGCTTATGATATTTACTCTCGATTGTTAAAAGACCGTATTATCCTTTTGGGGAGTCCAATAGATGACGCTATTGCTAACCTCATAATAGCTCAATTGCTTTTTTTGGAGTTCCAAGACCCTGATAAAGAAGTTCACTTTTATATCAACTCTCCTGGAGGGTTGGTTACAGCAGGGATGGCCATTTATGATACCATGCAGTATATAAAAGCACCAGTATGTACCTATTGTGTGGGTCAAGCTGCTAGTATGGGTGCTCTTTTGTTAGCTGCTGGAACACCAGGTAGAAGATACGCACTTCCCCATGCACGGATTCTGATCCATCAGCCTTTAGGAGGGTTTCAAGGACAAGCAACAGAAGTGGAAATACAGGCTAGAGAGATTTTGCGGCTGAGGGCAGAGATAAATAAAATTTTAGCAAAACATACGGGACAACCCTTATCTAGAATAGAAGAAGATACAGAAAGAGACTTTTATATGAGCAGTGAAGATGCAAAAAAATATGGTATTATTGATAATGTAATTATGGAAAGAGTTAAACAAGGAGATTCAGAGACTTAA